ATGCTGATTTGGTTATATTTGTGTATCGCGAAGATTATTACCTGGCCAAGGAATTACCTGAGGATGATCCGAAACGTCTGCAGGCCGAAAATAAAGCTGAACTGATCGTCGCCAAGCAGCGTAACGGCCCGACCGGGAAAATTAATGTTTCATTCCTTAAAGAATTCGCACGTTTTGAAAACCTCGCCATAGGCTACCGGGAAGCTCCCGGGCCGCCGGTTGAATCGGGAGATACTCCGTTTTAGGTTTTATGGAAGAAACGCAGCAAATAATTGATATCCGACCGTCCACGCTTATCAAAGGCGTCGGGCGGTTATTTATATTGTTCAGCCGGACGATCGCATCTATCAGATTTCTATTTTCATCAATAGGTCTCATCCTCAATCAGATGTATTACATCGGCGTCAAGTCGATCTGGTTGATAGCAATCACTTCGATATTTACCGGAGGCGTTTCAGCCTGGCAGGCGGCTTATCAGTTTAAAGATTATGTCCCTATCAGGTATCTCGGGGGCGCCGTCGGTAAGGCGGTGCTGATCGAGCTGGCTCCGGTACTAACGGCGCTGGTGATAGCGGGACGAGTCGGGGCGGGCATCGCCGCCGAACTTGGTTCCATGAAAGTTACCGAACAAATTGACGCGATGGAATCGATGGCGGTCGATCCGGTGCGCTATCTCGTCATGCCGCGCTTTCTGGCCGGTTTAATTATGCTTCCGGTTCTGACGATCTTAGCCGATTTTATCGCCATGATGGGAGCCATGATCGTGGCAGTCAACCTGGTCGGGATGCCAACGGAAACTTTCATAAACGGATTCGAGCAGTTTTTTGTCTTGAGTGATTTTACTTCCGGCTTGATTAAGGCCGCGGGATTTGGCGCCATTATTTCCATTATGGGCTGCTATCACGGATTCAACACGACGGGAGGCGCGCAGGGAGTCGGGATTTCGACCACACAAGCGGTTGTGTCGGCGGCGGTTTTGGTTTTGGTCGCGGACTATGTTATGGCAACGCTTTTGTTTCAATTATGATTCGAATCGAAAATTTACATAAGAGTTTTGGCGAACTGCGGGTTCTTTCCGGGATTGATCTAAACATCAATCAAGGCGAGTCGGTTGTCGTTATCGGCCAGTCGGGATGCGGGAAATCAGTCCTTCTCAAGCATATTGTCGCACTACTTCGGCCCGACAATGGAAATGTGATTGTTGACGGACAGCATATTTTCGATCTTACTCAAAAGCAGTTGATGAAATACCGCCGGAGAGTTGGCGTTCTTTTTCAATTTGGAGCCTTGTTTGATTCGATGACGGTTGGTGAAAATGTTGGATTCAGTTTGCGGGAAAGCGCTAAAATGAAATGGAACGATATCCGGCCAATCGTCGCCGAGAAACTCAAACTTGTCGGGCTGTCCGGTAGCGAAGAGAAAATGCCGTCTGAAATTTCGGGCGGGATGAAAAAGCGGGTCGCATTGGCACGCGCCATCGCTACCGAGCCGGATATTTTACTTTATGACGAACCGACGACCGGGCTTGATCCGATAACGGCTGATATGATTAACGAACTGATCGTCGATGTGAATAAAAAATTGGGAGTGACCTCGATAGCAGTGACGCATGATATGGCTTCGGCCTACAAAATCGCGCATAGAATTATTATGCTCCACGACGGCAATATTGTCTGGGATGGCACTCCGGATGAAATCAGGCAAACCGATAATGAAACCGTTAAACAATTTATATCCGGCTCCTCAACCGGCCCGATACAGGTGCAGTGAGATTAGGAAAATATAATATTGTCGAAACCGCAGGGGTTTCGACCTACAAGGGATGAAAAGATAAATGCATAAAACGATGATAGTTGGACGACTTAATTTGTTTAGTAAATTATACATGCTTATGGGAATTGTGATAGCATGGTTGTATATAACTTTATATTTAAAGGCACACATTATATCCAATAATTATATTGGTCTTCTATTATGCCTCTTTGCCTTAATACTAAGTGTCTATTTAATTCTATCTTTAATCAGAACACGAATAATCGTAACAGATAATTATATTGAATATAGAAACATTAAAATTTTGCAGATACAATATAATAAAATTGATAGAATAACCGTGGGCACTCAATTTATTTTATATGGTGCAAATGCGAAAATTCCAATAAGTACATCAATAGATAAAAAAGAGGCGATAATAAATTATTTGATT
The Candidatus Zixiibacteriota bacterium genome window above contains:
- a CDS encoding ABC transporter permease, whose product is MEETQQIIDIRPSTLIKGVGRLFILFSRTIASIRFLFSSIGLILNQMYYIGVKSIWLIAITSIFTGGVSAWQAAYQFKDYVPIRYLGGAVGKAVLIELAPVLTALVIAGRVGAGIAAELGSMKVTEQIDAMESMAVDPVRYLVMPRFLAGLIMLPVLTILADFIAMMGAMIVAVNLVGMPTETFINGFEQFFVLSDFTSGLIKAAGFGAIISIMGCYHGFNTTGGAQGVGISTTQAVVSAAVLVLVADYVMATLLFQL
- a CDS encoding ABC transporter ATP-binding protein; protein product: MIRIENLHKSFGELRVLSGIDLNINQGESVVVIGQSGCGKSVLLKHIVALLRPDNGNVIVDGQHIFDLTQKQLMKYRRRVGVLFQFGALFDSMTVGENVGFSLRESAKMKWNDIRPIVAEKLKLVGLSGSEEKMPSEISGGMKKRVALARAIATEPDILLYDEPTTGLDPITADMINELIVDVNKKLGVTSIAVTHDMASAYKIAHRIIMLHDGNIVWDGTPDEIRQTDNETVKQFISGSSTGPIQVQ